One Syntrophorhabdaceae bacterium genomic window, CCCCTGGACAGGGCCCATTTTTGAATAGACGATGGAGATGTCGAGGATATCGTTTTTGTCTATTGCGTAGGCTGACCATTCGAGCTGAAAGCTGTCCGGGTTTGAGGCATAGATGCCGCCGATGAGACTACCCGCGCTGGTGCCGATGATCATGTGGATCGGTATCTTCTCCTGTTCGAGTATCCTGATGACGCCCACGTGGGCAAACCCTTTTGCAGAGCCGCCGCCGAGGACAAGGGCGACCCGTGGCTCAACCTTTTTGACAGGTGCAACAGGTGCTGTTTGGCACGCGCAGAGAAAGACAAGACAACTTAAGACTGCAATGAAAAGTCTTTTAATAACCGCCCCGCTGTCCCACGTAGGGATTATATTGCTTTTCATGTCCGATGGTACTTCGTGGTGTATCTCCGTAATTGTGTCCGGGTGCAACGATCGTATCGTCAGGAAGGACAAAGAGCCTGTTTCTCACAGAGGAAAGGAGCACTTCCCAGGAACCGCCGTCGAGGTCGGTCCTTCCCACGCCGCCGACAAACAGTGTGTCTCCGGTGAATACCATGCCTTTGTGGTAGA contains:
- a CDS encoding patatin-like phospholipase family protein; translated protein: MKSNIIPTWDSGAVIKRLFIAVLSCLVFLCACQTAPVAPVKKVEPRVALVLGGGSAKGFAHVGVIRILEQEKIPIHMIIGTSAGSLIGGIYASNPDSFQLEWSAYAIDKNDILDISIVYSKMGPVQG